In Oncorhynchus clarkii lewisi isolate Uvic-CL-2024 chromosome 16, UVic_Ocla_1.0, whole genome shotgun sequence, one genomic interval encodes:
- the LOC139368035 gene encoding RNA-binding protein with serine-rich domain 1-like isoform X1: protein MAPSPVRRKEHMDDKAKVREKEKTGATKEKAEKDRGREKGRKRRSSTGSSRSSSSSSSGSSSGSSSGSSSSSASSRSGSSSSRSSSSTSSGSPSPSRRRHDNHRRSRSKSKSSVKKDDKERRKRSPSPRPTKVYLGRLTRNVVKEHIQEIFSSYGKIKMIDMPVDRLRSHLSKGYAYVEFENADEAEKALKHMDGGQIDGQEITATAVLAPRVICPPPRRPSPPRRMPPPPPMWRRTPPRLRRRSRSPRRRSPVRRRTRSRSPGRRRHRSRSSSNSSR, encoded by the exons AT GGCGCCTTCTCCAGTGAGGAGGAAGGAGCATATGGATGACAAGGCaaaagtgagagagaaggagaaaacgGGTGCCACCAAGGAGAAAGCTGAGAAGGACAGGGGAAGGGAGAAGGGACGCAAGCGACGTAGCTCCACTGGGAGCAGCAG GTCCAGCTCCAGTAGCAGCTCTGGCTCCAGCTCCGGTTCTTCCAGCGGCTCCAGTTCCTCCTCTGCCTCAAGCCGCTCCGGGTCTTCCAGCTCCCGATCTTCTAGCTCAACCAGCTCCGGGTCGCCCAGCCCCAGTCGCCGCCGCCACGACAACCACCGCCGCTCACGGTCCAA ATCCAAGTCATCAGTGAAAAAGGATGACAAGGAGAGGCGTAAGAGGAGCCCCAGCCCCCGACCAACCAAGGTGTACCTGGGCCGCCTCACCAGAAACGTTGTCAAG GAACACATCCAGGAGATCTTCAGCTCCTATGGCAAAATCAAGATGATTGACATGCCTGTGGACAGGCTCCGCTCACACCTGTCAAAGGGCTACGCCTACGTGGAGTTTGAGAATGCCGATGAGGCCGAGAAGGCTCTTAAACACATGGATGGAG GCCAGATTGACGGACAGGAGATCACAGCCACTGCCGTGCTGGCTCCTAGGGTAATATGCCCGCCCCCTCGCAGGCCCTCCCCCCCTCGCAGGATGCCCCCACCACCCCCGATGTGGCGACGCACCCCTCCACGCCTGAGGAGAAG GTCTCGGTCACCACGGAGACGCTCTCCGGTTCGCCGCAGGACTCGTTCGCGCTCACCCGGTCGCAGACGCCACCGCTCACGCTCCAGCTCCAATTCCTCCCGGTAG
- the LOC139368035 gene encoding RNA-binding protein with serine-rich domain 1-like isoform X2: MDDKAKVREKEKTGATKEKAEKDRGREKGRKRRSSTGSSRSSSSSSSGSSSGSSSGSSSSSASSRSGSSSSRSSSSTSSGSPSPSRRRHDNHRRSRSKSKSSVKKDDKERRKRSPSPRPTKVYLGRLTRNVVKEHIQEIFSSYGKIKMIDMPVDRLRSHLSKGYAYVEFENADEAEKALKHMDGGQIDGQEITATAVLAPRVICPPPRRPSPPRRMPPPPPMWRRTPPRLRRRSRSPRRRSPVRRRTRSRSPGRRRHRSRSSSNSSR, encoded by the exons ATGGATGACAAGGCaaaagtgagagagaaggagaaaacgGGTGCCACCAAGGAGAAAGCTGAGAAGGACAGGGGAAGGGAGAAGGGACGCAAGCGACGTAGCTCCACTGGGAGCAGCAG GTCCAGCTCCAGTAGCAGCTCTGGCTCCAGCTCCGGTTCTTCCAGCGGCTCCAGTTCCTCCTCTGCCTCAAGCCGCTCCGGGTCTTCCAGCTCCCGATCTTCTAGCTCAACCAGCTCCGGGTCGCCCAGCCCCAGTCGCCGCCGCCACGACAACCACCGCCGCTCACGGTCCAA ATCCAAGTCATCAGTGAAAAAGGATGACAAGGAGAGGCGTAAGAGGAGCCCCAGCCCCCGACCAACCAAGGTGTACCTGGGCCGCCTCACCAGAAACGTTGTCAAG GAACACATCCAGGAGATCTTCAGCTCCTATGGCAAAATCAAGATGATTGACATGCCTGTGGACAGGCTCCGCTCACACCTGTCAAAGGGCTACGCCTACGTGGAGTTTGAGAATGCCGATGAGGCCGAGAAGGCTCTTAAACACATGGATGGAG GCCAGATTGACGGACAGGAGATCACAGCCACTGCCGTGCTGGCTCCTAGGGTAATATGCCCGCCCCCTCGCAGGCCCTCCCCCCCTCGCAGGATGCCCCCACCACCCCCGATGTGGCGACGCACCCCTCCACGCCTGAGGAGAAG GTCTCGGTCACCACGGAGACGCTCTCCGGTTCGCCGCAGGACTCGTTCGCGCTCACCCGGTCGCAGACGCCACCGCTCACGCTCCAGCTCCAATTCCTCCCGGTAG